Proteins encoded within one genomic window of Empedobacter falsenii:
- a CDS encoding LNS2 domain-containing protein, which yields MENFLEEKIENGERVSPILPENVKNYLIDIDGTICDDIPNEEPERMLTAELYPDALETLNKWYDEGHIITFFTSRTEEHREYTEIWLKKHGFKYHGLLMGKPRGGNYHWVDNHLVKATRYNGKFTDLVEKNVSIQVFDDGKH from the coding sequence ATGGAAAATTTCTTAGAGGAAAAAATTGAAAACGGAGAAAGAGTAAGTCCTATTTTACCAGAAAATGTTAAGAATTATTTAATTGACATTGATGGAACAATTTGCGATGATATTCCTAACGAAGAACCAGAACGTATGCTAACAGCGGAGTTATATCCTGATGCTTTAGAAACGTTAAACAAATGGTACGACGAAGGACATATTATCACATTTTTTACATCACGTACAGAAGAACATCGTGAGTACACAGAAATTTGGTTGAAAAAACATGGTTTCAAATATCATGGACTTTTAATGGGAAAACCTCGTGGAGGAAATTATCATTGGGTAGACAACCATTTAGTAAAAGCGACACGATACAATGGTAAATTTACAGATTTGGTAGAAAAAAATGTTTCGATTCAAGTTTTTGATGATGGAAAACATTAA
- a CDS encoding ABC transporter ATPase, whose amino-acid sequence MNLADDSRIWIFQANRKFSTEEKQAITAKLNTFIADWNAHGAELLADFDLPYDQFIVVGVDENQATASGCSIDKLTKIVREIDADYSFDLLNRMLVSYENEKEVFIEKLPTFKQKVKEGEIKNVKVFNNGISSLNDFKNNWLLPIEESWAKTLLN is encoded by the coding sequence ATGAATTTAGCAGACGATTCAAGAATTTGGATTTTTCAAGCCAATCGTAAATTCTCAACAGAAGAAAAGCAAGCTATTACAGCTAAACTAAATACTTTTATAGCAGATTGGAATGCGCATGGTGCTGAACTTTTAGCTGATTTTGATTTACCTTACGATCAATTTATTGTAGTTGGTGTAGACGAAAATCAAGCAACAGCAAGTGGTTGTTCTATCGATAAATTAACGAAAATCGTACGTGAAATTGATGCAGATTATTCGTTTGATTTATTGAATAGAATGTTAGTTTCGTATGAAAATGAGAAAGAAGTTTTTATTGAAAAATTACCAACATTCAAACAAAAAGTAAAAGAAGGAGAAATCAAAAATGTAAAAGTTTTCAATAATGGAATTTCTTCTTTGAATGATTTTAAAAATAATTGGTTGTTACCAATCGAAGAAAGTTGGGCAAAAACATTATTAAATTAA
- a CDS encoding LemA family protein — translation MKNKGCLIGGVILLLLAGIVFWGIGVSNTIKTTDQGVQKQWSNVENTYQKRSDLVPNLVNTVKGAANMEKETLTAVIDARAKATSNQIKIDDPSQLTDANIAKFQQAQDQLGSTLSRLLVSVEKYPDIKFNQNFTSLQAELSSIEQEVLFERKKYNDAAEKFNNMIVTFPNSLIAGFTGATKKGYFKAAAGSENAPKVEF, via the coding sequence ATGAAAAACAAAGGATGTCTTATTGGTGGAGTGATTCTTTTACTTCTTGCAGGAATCGTTTTCTGGGGAATTGGAGTTTCGAATACGATCAAAACAACAGACCAAGGTGTGCAAAAACAATGGTCGAATGTAGAAAATACATATCAAAAACGTTCAGATTTAGTTCCAAATTTAGTGAACACGGTTAAAGGTGCAGCGAATATGGAAAAAGAAACGTTAACAGCTGTAATTGATGCACGTGCAAAAGCGACTTCTAATCAAATTAAAATTGATGATCCAAGTCAATTAACAGATGCAAATATTGCGAAATTTCAACAAGCGCAAGATCAATTAGGATCTACATTAAGCCGTTTATTGGTTTCTGTTGAAAAATATCCAGATATTAAATTCAATCAAAATTTTACTTCTTTACAAGCAGAATTATCTTCTATCGAACAAGAAGTTTTATTTGAAAGAAAAAAATACAACGATGCTGCAGAGAAATTTAACAACATGATTGTAACTTTCCCTAACAGCTTAATCGCTGGTTTTACAGGTGCTACGAAAAAAGGTTATTTCAAAGCTGCTGCAGGATCTGAAAATGCTCCTAAAGTAGAATTCTAA
- a CDS encoding deoxyguanosinetriphosphate triphosphohydrolase, translating to MELLNHIYTNQRSNTNDTSDARSEYQRDYDRIIFSSAFRRLQNKTQVFPLPGSVFVHNRLTHSLEVSSVGRSMGNLVGKFISENYKLTKESQEFYKYSIHDVISAACLCHDIGNPAFGHSGEDAIASYFDRHETDLKQYFTEAEWADLINFEGNANAIRILTQQQNGKSEGGLRLTYSTLAAIAKYPCESVAKDKSQLHRKKFGFFQAQKDAFRTIAEKTNMILEQDSPIIYKRHPFVWLVEAADDICYSIIDVEDSQRLGIIDHDKCRKLFLNLVESLDPSQIDKTKNTLKSISDKNDRIAYLRAKSINLLTQKSVEVYQNNFDQIVKGEFKTALLDVIKNETEQVTKRVLDEIQRFSIENIYNHRSVLEIENAGYNVMSELLSQFIPPILKDEKERKTFEKKALRLVPAQFLYEKGTKYQKVMGILDYVSGMTDNYATELYRRIKGIEIGMTI from the coding sequence ATGGAACTTCTAAATCATATTTACACCAATCAACGCAGTAATACAAACGATACGTCGGATGCGAGATCAGAATATCAGCGCGATTATGATCGTATTATTTTTTCGTCTGCCTTTCGTCGTTTACAGAACAAAACGCAAGTTTTTCCTTTGCCAGGAAGTGTTTTTGTTCATAATCGATTGACGCATTCGTTGGAAGTTTCGTCTGTTGGGCGTTCGATGGGAAATTTGGTTGGAAAGTTTATTTCCGAAAATTATAAATTAACAAAAGAGTCGCAAGAATTTTATAAATATAGCATTCACGATGTGATTTCGGCGGCGTGTTTGTGTCACGATATTGGAAATCCAGCTTTTGGACATTCGGGCGAAGATGCAATTGCCTCTTATTTTGATCGTCACGAAACAGATTTGAAACAATATTTTACTGAAGCCGAATGGGCTGATTTAATCAATTTTGAAGGAAATGCGAATGCAATCCGAATTTTAACACAACAACAAAATGGAAAATCGGAAGGAGGTTTGCGTTTGACATATTCTACGTTGGCTGCGATAGCAAAATATCCGTGCGAATCGGTTGCAAAAGATAAAAGTCAATTGCATCGAAAGAAGTTTGGATTTTTTCAGGCACAAAAAGATGCGTTCCGAACAATTGCTGAAAAAACGAATATGATTTTGGAACAAGATTCGCCAATTATTTACAAGCGACATCCGTTTGTATGGTTGGTAGAAGCGGCTGACGATATTTGTTATTCGATTATAGACGTTGAAGATTCGCAACGTTTAGGAATTATTGACCATGATAAATGCCGAAAATTATTTTTGAATTTAGTAGAATCTTTAGATCCTTCACAAATTGATAAAACAAAAAATACATTAAAATCTATTTCAGATAAAAATGATCGAATAGCGTATTTACGTGCCAAATCAATTAATTTATTGACGCAAAAATCGGTTGAAGTTTACCAAAATAATTTTGATCAGATTGTAAAAGGTGAATTTAAAACGGCGCTATTAGATGTCATTAAAAATGAAACGGAACAAGTAACGAAACGAGTTTTGGACGAAATTCAACGTTTCTCTATTGAAAACATTTACAACCATCGTTCTGTTCTCGAAATAGAAAATGCAGGTTATAATGTAATGTCTGAATTACTTTCGCAATTTATTCCACCAATTTTGAAAGATGAAAAAGAACGCAAAACGTTTGAGAAAAAAGCGTTGCGTTTAGTTCCTGCTCAGTTTTTGTATGAAAAAGGAACAAAGTATCAAAAAGTTATGGGAATTTTGGATTATGTTTCGGGAATGACTGATAATTACGCAACAGAATTGTATCGCCGTATCAAAGGAATTGAAATTGGAATGACGATCTAG
- a CDS encoding GNAT family N-acetyltransferase, producing MKNVTIREARKEDCPRILELIHELALYEKAPEEVTVTLEEMEECGFGDKPVWGSLVAEVDGNVEGIALHYDRYSTWKGRRLYLEDLIVTEKMRGSGIGKLLLDELIVYGKANNYHGMVWQVLDWNEPAINFYKKYNADFDPEWINVSVNF from the coding sequence ATGAAAAATGTAACAATACGAGAAGCAAGAAAAGAAGATTGCCCTCGAATTTTAGAGTTAATTCACGAATTAGCTTTATACGAAAAAGCGCCAGAAGAAGTAACGGTAACCTTAGAAGAAATGGAAGAATGTGGTTTTGGAGATAAACCAGTTTGGGGCTCTTTGGTCGCAGAAGTGGACGGAAATGTAGAAGGAATTGCGTTGCATTACGACCGTTATTCAACTTGGAAAGGACGAAGATTATATTTGGAAGATTTAATTGTAACCGAAAAAATGCGCGGTTCTGGAATTGGAAAATTATTGTTAGATGAATTAATTGTTTACGGAAAAGCAAATAATTACCACGGAATGGTTTGGCAAGTGTTGGATTGGAATGAGCCTGCAATTAATTTCTACAAAAAATACAATGCTGATTTTGATCCAGAATGGATTAATGTTTCAGTGAATTTTTAA
- a CDS encoding RNA methyltransferase, which yields MRKLKLDELGRVSAEEYKAIEKHPIVVVLDNVRSMHNVGAVFRTSDAFLIDKIYLCGITATPPHKEIHKTAIGAENSVDWEYVKDSNELVTKLKEDGYQIVTIEQTEGSVLLNEFEVDQSQKYAIVMGNEVDGVQQSIIDQCDTCIEIPQSGTKHSLNVSVCTGIILWKWYEGFMK from the coding sequence ATGAGAAAACTAAAATTAGACGAATTAGGTCGCGTTTCTGCGGAAGAATATAAAGCTATTGAAAAACATCCGATTGTTGTGGTGTTGGATAATGTAAGAAGTATGCACAATGTTGGTGCGGTTTTTAGAACTTCGGATGCATTTTTAATTGATAAAATTTATTTGTGTGGAATTACAGCAACTCCGCCACATAAAGAAATTCATAAAACGGCAATTGGTGCAGAAAATTCTGTTGATTGGGAATATGTAAAAGATTCGAATGAATTGGTTACAAAACTAAAAGAAGATGGTTACCAAATTGTAACGATTGAACAAACAGAAGGTTCTGTTTTGTTGAATGAATTTGAAGTTGACCAATCTCAGAAATATGCAATTGTGATGGGAAATGAGGTTGATGGTGTACAACAATCAATCATTGATCAATGTGATACGTGTATCGAAATTCCACAATCTGGAACAAAACACTCTTTAAATGTTTCTGTTTGTACAGGTATTATTTTGTGGAAATGGTATGAAGGATTTATGAAATAG
- a CDS encoding (Fe-S)-binding protein, producing the protein MSNITVKTMAQYMAEGKQPEVLFWVGCAGSFDDRAKKITRAFVKILNNIGVEFAVLGTEESCTGDPAKRAGNEFVFQMQAMMNIEVLNAYEVKKIVTTCPHCFNTLKNEYPSLGGEYEVLHHSQYLQQLINEGKLKLEGSETFKGRRITFHDPCYLGRGNDVYEAPRELIEKLDAELVEMKRCKTRGLCCGAGGAQMFKEPEKGNKDVNIERTEEALEKEPHIIATGCPFCNTMMTDGVKHFEKESTVMVKDLAELIMEAKDL; encoded by the coding sequence ATGTCAAATATTACAGTTAAAACAATGGCTCAATATATGGCCGAAGGCAAACAACCAGAAGTTTTGTTTTGGGTTGGATGTGCTGGAAGTTTTGATGATAGAGCTAAAAAAATAACACGTGCATTCGTTAAGATTTTAAATAATATTGGCGTAGAATTCGCCGTTTTAGGAACAGAAGAATCGTGTACAGGTGATCCTGCGAAACGTGCCGGAAACGAATTTGTTTTCCAAATGCAAGCCATGATGAACATCGAAGTTCTGAATGCTTACGAAGTGAAAAAAATAGTTACAACTTGTCCACATTGTTTCAATACCTTAAAAAATGAATACCCGAGTTTAGGTGGAGAGTATGAAGTTTTGCATCATTCTCAATATTTACAACAGTTAATCAACGAAGGTAAATTGAAATTAGAAGGCTCTGAAACGTTCAAAGGAAGACGAATCACTTTCCACGATCCTTGTTATTTAGGACGCGGTAACGATGTGTATGAAGCGCCTCGCGAATTAATCGAAAAATTAGATGCCGAGTTAGTCGAAATGAAACGTTGCAAAACACGTGGATTATGTTGTGGTGCTGGTGGAGCGCAGATGTTCAAAGAACCAGAAAAAGGAAACAAAGACGTCAATATCGAGCGTACAGAAGAGGCTTTAGAGAAAGAGCCACACATTATCGCAACAGGTTGTCCATTTTGTAATACAATGATGACTGACGGTGTAAAACACTTCGAAAAAGAATCAACGGTTATGGTAAAAGACTTAGCTGAGTTGATTATGGAAGCGAAAGATTTATAA
- a CDS encoding (Fe-S)-binding protein, producing MKYIPNVIFLLIMIGSIWFFAQNVKKLIRNIKLGKEIDRFDHPAERWKTMARVALGQGKMTVRPLAGILHIFVYVGFVLINIEVLEIIIDGVFGTHRILSFLGGFYNGMIGFFEILAFLVMVSCIIFFCRRNFVKVGRFWKPEMKGWAKDDANYILIMEVAFMLALFTMNGADQVLQKMGATHYIETGSFPISSWLTAPIISQFNDITFITIIERAAWWFHIIGIFFFLNYLYYSKHLHIILAFPNTWFSKLEPKGEFNNLQSVTDEVKMMMDPNADPYAVPAEPQGEPETFGAKDIFDLNRVQLLNAYTCTECGRCTSECPANTTGKKLSPRKIMMDTRDRLEEVSKNIDTNGSFVDDGKTLLNDYITPEELWACNTCNACTQACPVNIDPLSIIVDLRRYLVMEQSAAPNELNMMMTNIENNGAPWQFNTADRLNWAND from the coding sequence ATGAAGTACATTCCAAATGTAATCTTTCTTCTAATTATGATAGGAAGTATTTGGTTCTTTGCACAAAACGTAAAGAAGCTTATACGTAACATCAAATTAGGAAAAGAAATCGATCGTTTCGATCATCCTGCGGAAAGGTGGAAAACGATGGCTCGTGTAGCTTTAGGACAAGGTAAAATGACTGTTCGTCCTCTTGCTGGTATTCTACATATCTTTGTTTATGTAGGATTTGTTTTAATCAATATCGAAGTATTAGAAATTATCATCGATGGTGTATTCGGAACACACCGTATTCTAAGTTTCTTAGGAGGTTTCTATAACGGAATGATTGGATTTTTCGAAATTTTAGCCTTTTTGGTGATGGTTTCGTGTATCATTTTCTTCTGTAGAAGAAACTTTGTGAAAGTTGGGCGTTTCTGGAAACCAGAAATGAAAGGCTGGGCAAAAGACGATGCTAATTATATCCTAATTATGGAGGTTGCATTTATGTTGGCTTTGTTTACAATGAACGGTGCAGATCAAGTGTTACAAAAAATGGGTGCAACTCATTATATCGAAACAGGATCTTTTCCAATTTCATCTTGGTTAACAGCGCCAATTATTAGTCAATTTAATGACATTACATTTATTACAATTATAGAAAGAGCAGCTTGGTGGTTTCACATTATTGGAATTTTCTTTTTCTTAAATTATTTATATTATTCAAAACATTTACACATCATTTTGGCTTTTCCAAACACATGGTTTTCTAAGTTAGAACCAAAAGGAGAATTCAATAATTTACAATCTGTAACAGATGAGGTAAAAATGATGATGGATCCAAATGCAGATCCTTACGCAGTACCTGCCGAACCACAGGGAGAGCCAGAAACATTTGGAGCAAAAGATATTTTTGATTTAAATAGAGTACAATTACTTAATGCCTACACATGTACGGAGTGTGGACGTTGTACATCTGAATGTCCAGCTAATACAACAGGAAAAAAATTATCTCCTCGTAAAATTATGATGGATACTCGTGATCGTTTAGAAGAAGTAAGTAAAAACATCGATACAAACGGAAGTTTTGTAGATGATGGTAAAACGCTTTTAAATGATTATATTACACCAGAGGAATTGTGGGCTTGTAACACATGTAATGCTTGTACACAAGCTTGTCCAGTAAATATCGATCCATTATCAATTATTGTTGATTTACGTCGTTATTTGGTAATGGAACAATCTGCTGCGCCAAATGAGTTGAACATGATGATGACAAACATCGAAAACAATGGAGCACCTTGGCAATTTAACACAGCAGATAGATTGAATTGGGCAAACGATTAA
- a CDS encoding TPM domain-containing protein, translated as MKLATVKYFFLTFFLSILTVFGQTPDELVNMKHPPKKLVQDYAHVFDAMQLDELERKLVAYDDSTSTQILVLTVESLDGYPLEMFANDIGEKWKVGTQGKDNGVVIVLSEQDRKITIRTGYSAQIYLPPSVNKSIIDNVIIPYFKQGDYAGGINAGVNSIFQAFAGKYKQDKPKSQEPEMDWFALIFAIGFFIFIFIIISKGRGGNNGGNGGRRRSLLDDIIIMNTGSSVFGGGGFGSGGSSWGGSSGGGGGFGGFGGGSFGGGGASGSW; from the coding sequence ATGAAATTAGCTACAGTTAAATACTTTTTTCTAACTTTTTTTCTTTCCATTTTAACTGTTTTTGGGCAAACACCTGATGAATTGGTTAATATGAAACATCCGCCTAAAAAGCTTGTGCAAGATTATGCACATGTTTTTGATGCAATGCAATTGGATGAATTAGAACGAAAATTGGTAGCCTATGATGATTCAACTTCTACGCAAATTTTGGTGTTAACAGTTGAATCTTTGGATGGTTATCCGTTAGAAATGTTTGCAAATGATATTGGTGAAAAATGGAAAGTTGGTACACAAGGAAAAGATAATGGAGTGGTAATTGTTTTGAGTGAACAAGATCGTAAGATTACGATTAGAACAGGTTATTCGGCTCAGATTTATCTACCACCAAGTGTCAACAAATCTATTATTGACAATGTTATTATTCCGTATTTCAAACAAGGCGATTACGCTGGCGGAATAAATGCTGGAGTCAATTCTATTTTTCAAGCTTTTGCAGGGAAATACAAACAAGACAAACCTAAATCTCAAGAACCAGAAATGGATTGGTTTGCATTGATTTTTGCCATAGGATTTTTCATTTTTATCTTCATTATTATTTCGAAAGGTAGAGGAGGTAATAATGGCGGAAATGGAGGTAGACGAAGAAGCTTGTTAGACGATATTATCATCATGAACACAGGAAGTTCTGTTTTCGGTGGCGGAGGTTTCGGCTCAGGAGGAAGTTCTTGGGGTGGATCATCTGGTGGAGGTGGCGGCTTTGGTGGCTTCGGAGGCGGAAGCTTCGGAGGCGGTGGCGCTTCTGGTAGTTGGTAA
- a CDS encoding TPM domain-containing protein, with product MGKKKHKFLSSKDEKKIIEAIQKAEKNTSGEIRIHIEFESSLNHFDKALEVFEQLEMHKTKDRNGVLFHVSPTDHNFTIVGDEGIDNVTPDDFWDDIKADVVKHFKKEHYVKGLCKGIKKTGKALKKYFPHQEDDTNELPDEISYS from the coding sequence ATGGGAAAAAAGAAACATAAATTTCTTTCTTCAAAAGATGAAAAAAAAATAATCGAAGCTATTCAGAAAGCCGAGAAAAATACAAGTGGGGAAATTCGAATTCATATTGAATTCGAATCTTCTCTCAATCATTTTGACAAAGCTTTAGAAGTTTTCGAGCAATTGGAAATGCATAAAACCAAAGATAGAAATGGTGTATTGTTTCATGTTTCGCCAACTGATCACAATTTTACAATTGTTGGAGACGAAGGAATTGACAATGTAACGCCAGACGATTTTTGGGACGATATAAAAGCAGATGTTGTCAAGCATTTCAAAAAAGAACATTATGTAAAAGGGCTTTGCAAAGGAATTAAGAAAACCGGCAAAGCACTTAAGAAATATTTTCCTCATCAAGAGGATGATACAAACGAATTACCAGATGAAATTAGCTACAGTTAA